GAGTGATTCCTTACTTTCTTTAGAAGCGTCTGCGATTGATTCCTTTACGATTTGAAGGTTCATTTGCAGTTCGAGCATATGCTCCCGCCAGTTATCTTTCGTATTTTTAATTGTGCCACGCAGTTCTTCACCTGATTGAGGAGCCGATATAAGTGATGCTGCTGCTCCTGCCGCTAATCCGACAACTAAGCCAAGTGAAAATTGTTTGAAATTCATCCCAACCACATCCCTTTTTGTATTTGTATTCTTATTGTATATAGTAATTCATAAACTGTCCAAAGTATTCACGGACAGGAGGAATCTTTTCGTGGTGTTTTTGAAGGTCACCCTTACTATATGTATGCTGATCTCTACGATACTGTTGATGATTTGGACAGCGAACTTGGTAAAAAGAACATTATATCCGCCCAGAAGGAAAAGGCTGCAGAGAGTATTGATCACAGGCGTCAGCACGTTACTACTATGTATTTTAACCTATTTAGTTTGGAGATAAACCTGAAGAACGGCTGTGTGTAACTTATTTCTTATAAGTCATAAAAAAAGCTGCCCCCCTTAAAGAAAGGGGACAGCTCAGCAGGCTCAGGCAGCTGATTCGACCAGGTTTGATCTTCTCATGATTGCCTGTGCAACAGGATACATCACGGCCATTAACAGACCGTTTACAACAATCGCAGGAACAACTGCAGAAAGTGCAAGTGCCATAATCGGACCAGGCAGACCTACAAGCAGTGCAGCAGATCCAAGGAAGATTGTTCCTGAGATCAGTGTACCAACTGCTGCAAGGACGCCGGCGCCGGCAGGCTTACGTGCGAACTTTCCGGCAAGCAGAATGATTCCGTAAAAAGCAAATGCTGTAATTGGCTTATCAATCACATTCGGCAGGAAACCTCCTGGGAATGTTGTTGTCAGACCAGATAAAATACCTGTTGCAAGACCGATCAGCAATACATTTTTAACGCCAGGGAATAATAGAATACCGAGAAACATCATTAATAATGACATATCCGGCTTCATTGTCAGTGTCCCTGGAATCAGCAAGTGCAATGCTGTACCCATCCCTGCAAAAAGTGCTAATGCTACAAGTGTTCTTGTGTTCATAACTCATCTCTCCTAAGCTAAACTGATTTTTTTCCTGACATGTCCTCGTGACTGCCAGCGAAAATTAGCATAATTATAACACGGCTGAATCTTATTTCCTACTAATTAATTTTTGCAGCAATCTCAGCTGCCATCTCACTGCGATCATCATTTGAATAATCGTCTGTATGTACTTCCCACACCGGTTTAAACCCATCTTCCACACCGTGACGCGGAAGAATATGAAGATGATAGTGAAATACGCTTTGCCCTGCAAATTCACCATTGTTATTCAGCAGGTTTACACCCTTAAGGTCATAAGTATCCTTCATTGCATTGGCAATTTTAGGGACCACTGAAAACAGATTAGCAGCAATTTCAGGTGTCAGTTCATGCAGATCTTTTTTATGTGTTTTCGGAATGACAAGCGTATGACCTTTTGTTACCTGACTGATATCAAGAAAAGCATAGACATGCTCATCCTCATATACTTTTGCTGATGGAATTTCACCGTCAATAATCTTACAGAAAATGCAGTCGCTCATAATCTTCATCCTTTCATCAGTAAATTAAGTTTATTCTACCATAGTAGGTACAGTTGTATGCTACAATGCTGTCATTATATAGAATATGACTATCTGGAAACTGGCTGATCATTTCCGCTCCAGGCGGAAGCTTTCCGCGGCCGGGCGGTGAGCCCCTCCGGCTGCGCCGTATGGTCTCACCTGTCCCTTTCCGCCGCTGGAGTCCCCGCCTTCCACGGAAATGATCAGCTGTGAAAGACTTTCATAGTTTAAATCAGCAATTGTTCATTTATACTCTGAAAATATGATTAATAGCAGTATAATAAATATACCTGTTTGAATAGAAAGGAAGAACTTCATGTCATTATTAGAAATCAAAGATCTGACCGGTGGATATACAAGGCGGCCGGTGTTAAAAGAGATCAGCCTTGAAATGGAACCCGGTAAAATCGTCGGTTTAATCGGTCTGAACGGAGCGGGTAAAAGTACAACCATCAAACATATTATCGGTCTGATGGAGCCGCATAAAGGGTCCGTTGCCATTAATGGACTGCAGCTGAAGCAAAACGCAGATGAATACAGAAAGCAGTTCTCATATATACCTGAGGCGCCGATTCTGTATGATGAACTTACGCTTGAAGAGCACCTGAGAATGACAGCGATGGCATACGGTGTGTCTGAAAAAGAATATGAGCAAAGAGTGCCTGAGCTTTTGAAGAAATTCCGGATGGAAGGCAAGATGAAGTGGTTCCCGGCTCATTTTTCAAAAGGGATGAAGCAGAAGGTTATGATTATGTGTGCTTTTTTAATTAACCCGAGCCTGTATATTATTGATGAACCTTTTGTCGGGCTTGATCCGCTTGCTATTCAGTCGCTTCTCGATCTGATGGAGGAAATGAAGGCGGGTGGGGCAGGAATTTTAATGTCCACTCATATTCTTGCAACAGCGGAGCGTTACTGTGATTCATTTATTATTCTGCATGAAGGAGAAATTCGTGCGCGCGGGTCACTTGAAACACTCAGAAGTGAATTCAGCATGCCTGAAGCTACACTTGATGATATTTATATCCAGCTGACAAAGGAAGAGTCCAATGAAACACGTTCATGATCTCTGGTCAGCAAGACTGTCTGACTATCAAAAAGAACTTCAAAAGTATATGCGCTATATTTTTAACGGCCATCTGATGTTTGTGCTGATCTTTGCAGTGGGCGGTGGGGGATATGTATACAGCAACTGGGTCATGACGCTTGATGAGACCTTTCCATCAGGAATCTTAATTGCTGCTGTTCTTGGCCTTGCTGTGACGATGAGTCCCGTTTATACGTATCTGCAGGAGCCTGACAAAGTGTATCTGACACCGCTTGAAGGACAAATGAAACGGTATTTTGTAAATGCCTTAGTATCAAGCTTCTTTTTTCAATCTTATATTGTCCTCGTTCTGCTGGCTGCTGCAATGCCATTATACGTGCAGACAACCGGTGCTGCGTTTTCGGATTTTGTCTGGCTGTTAGGCATTGTCCTGGTTCTAAAAGTATGGAACCTGATCATGAGATGGACCATGCTTAGATATCAGGAGCCATCGAGTCATTATACAGATCTGGCTGTCAGAGGTATTCTGAATATTACCTTCCTCTGGACTGTATTTGCTGACGTCCCTGCTTTTCTATCCATTGTTATCGCAGTATTGCTTGCGGGTTACCTGATTGCATTTATGCTTCTGACAAGGGAAAAATCATTGAAGTGGGAATTACTGATCGATCTTGAAAATGCGAGGCTGCACCGTTTTTACCGCTTTGCTAATCTATTCACTGACGTCCCGCATTTAAAAGGACAGGCGAAACGCAGAAAATGGATGGATCCATTCCTGAAGACACCCGAACTGAATCC
This region of Jeotgalibacillus malaysiensis genomic DNA includes:
- a CDS encoding ABC transporter ATP-binding protein, giving the protein MSLLEIKDLTGGYTRRPVLKEISLEMEPGKIVGLIGLNGAGKSTTIKHIIGLMEPHKGSVAINGLQLKQNADEYRKQFSYIPEAPILYDELTLEEHLRMTAMAYGVSEKEYEQRVPELLKKFRMEGKMKWFPAHFSKGMKQKVMIMCAFLINPSLYIIDEPFVGLDPLAIQSLLDLMEEMKAGGAGILMSTHILATAERYCDSFIILHEGEIRARGSLETLRSEFSMPEATLDDIYIQLTKEESNETRS
- a CDS encoding protein hit encodes the protein MSDCIFCKIIDGEIPSAKVYEDEHVYAFLDISQVTKGHTLVIPKTHKKDLHELTPEIAANLFSVVPKIANAMKDTYDLKGVNLLNNNGEFAGQSVFHYHLHILPRHGVEDGFKPVWEVHTDDYSNDDRSEMAAEIAAKIN
- a CDS encoding tryptophan transporter gives rise to the protein MNTRTLVALALFAGMGTALHLLIPGTLTMKPDMSLLMMFLGILLFPGVKNVLLIGLATGILSGLTTTFPGGFLPNVIDKPITAFAFYGIILLAGKFARKPAGAGVLAAVGTLISGTIFLGSAALLVGLPGPIMALALSAVVPAIVVNGLLMAVMYPVAQAIMRRSNLVESAA